The Gossypium arboreum isolate Shixiya-1 unplaced genomic scaffold, ASM2569848v2 Contig00413, whole genome shotgun sequence genome includes a window with the following:
- the LOC128289052 gene encoding LOW QUALITY PROTEIN: ATP synthase subunit alpha, chloroplastic-like (The sequence of the model RefSeq protein was modified relative to this genomic sequence to represent the inferred CDS: inserted 1 base in 1 codon), whose amino-acid sequence MVTIRADEISNIIRERIEQYNREVKIVNTGTVLQVGDGIARIHGLDEVMAGELVEFEEGTIGIALNLESNNVGVVLMGDGLMIQEGSSVKATGKIAQIPVSEAYLGRVINALAKPIDGRGEISASESRLIESPAPGIISRRSVYEPLQTGLIAIDSMIPIGRGQRELIIGDRQTGKTAVATDTILNQQGQNVICVYVAIGQKASSVAQVVTTFQERGAMEYTIVVAETADSPATLQYLAPYTGAALAEYFMYRERHTLIIYDDLSKQAQAYRQMSLLLRRPPGREAYPGDVFYLHSRLLERAAKSSSQLGEGSMTALPIVETQSGDVSAYIPTNVISITDGQIFLSADLFNAGIRPAINVGISVSRVGSAAQIKAMKQVAGKSKLELAQFAELEAFAQFASDLDKATQNQLARGQRLRELLKQSQSAPLTVAEQISTIYTGTNGYLDSLEIGQVRKFLVELRTYXKTNKPQFQEIISSTKTFTEEAETLLKDAIQDQMERFRLQEQL is encoded by the exons ATGGTAACTATTAGAGCCGACGAAATTAGTAATATTATCCGTGAACGTATTGAGCAATATAATAGAGAAGTAAAGATTGTAAATACTGGTACCGTCCTTCAAGTGGGCGACGGCATTGCTCGTATTCATGGTCTTGATGAAGTAATGGCAGGTGAATTAGTAGAATTTGAAGAGGGTACCATAGGCATTGCCCTCAATTTGGAATCAAATAATGTTGGTGTTGTATTAATGGGTGACGGTTTGATGATACAAGAGGGAAGTTCTGTAAAAGCAACAGGAAAAATTGCTCAGATACCAGTGAGTGAGGCTTATTTGGGTCGTGTTATAAATGCCCTGGCTAAGCCTATTGACGGTCGGGGTGAAATTTCAGCTTCTGAATCTCGGTTAATTGAATCTCCTGCCCCAGGTATTATTTCGAGACGTTCCGTTTATGAGCCTCTTCAAACAGGACTTATTGCTATTGATTCGATGATCCCTATAGGACGTGGTCAGCGAGAATTAATTATTGGGGATAGACAGACCGGTAAAACAGCAGTAGCCACGGATACGATTCTCAATCAGCAAGGGCAAAATGTAATATGTGTTTATGTAGCTATTGGTCAAAAAGCATCTTCTGTGGCTCAGGTAGTGACCACTTTCCAAGAAAGGGGAGCGATGGAGTACACCATTGTGGTAGCCGAAACGGCGGATTCCCCAGCTACATTACAATACCTCGCTCCTTATACAGGAGCTGCTTTGGCTGAATATTTTATGTATCGTGAACGACACACCTTAATCATTTATGATGATCTTTCCAAGCAAGCACAGGCTTATCGCCAAATGTCTCTTCTATTACGAAGACCGCCGGGTCGTGAAGCTTATCCAGGAGATGTTTTTTATTTGCATTCGCGCCTTTTAGAAAGAGCCGCTAAATCAAGTTCTCAGTTAGGTGAAGGAAGTATGACTGCTTTACCAATAGTTGAGACCCAGTCGGGAGACGTTTCGGCGTATATTCCTACTAATGTGATTTCCATTACAGATGGACAAATATTCTTATCCGCCGATCTATTCAATGCTGGAATCAGACCTGCTATTAATGTGGGGATTTCCGTCTCCAGAGTAGGATCGGCGGCTCAAATTAAAGCTATGAAACAAGTCGCTGGTAAATCAAAATTGGAATTGGCCCAATTCGCCGAATTAGAAGCCTTTGCACAATTTGCTTCTGATCTCGATAAAGCTACTCAGAATCAATTGGCACGAGGTCAACGATTACGTGAGTTGCTTAAACAATCCCAATCAGCTCCTCTTACGGTGGCAGAACAGATAAGTACTATTTATACCGGAACGAATGGTTATCTTGATTCATTAGAAATTGGACAAGTAAGGAAATTTCTCGTTGAGTTACGTACTT TTAAAACGAATAAACCTCAGTTCCAAGAAATCATATCTTCTACCAAGACATTCACTGAGGAAGCGGAAACGCTTTTGAAAGACGCTATTCAGGACCAAATGGAACGTTTTCGACTTCAGGAACAATTATAA